The Euphorbia lathyris chromosome 3, ddEupLath1.1, whole genome shotgun sequence genome contains a region encoding:
- the LOC136224409 gene encoding uncharacterized protein — protein MNTSLLLYEPDGGMQKKARVIAMLENGEEGEGKGEGEGEEIPDFTNPQLAGTAEENQEGEAEIPTFIEASEEDEGIVEEDEECNEITELLDSEVSLIKLLTVSNQVSEIPSVAIALEKEDFVHESFKGGIHEAEKIPIGNVTHVYKNWDEGGSDTIKSMDTESIIKIVTGLLSIVLLLCSIIAPMAPSGRRHRPKSRKSRKPKEKFISSLIAADEEEKQPFESATAHLGISGSPIAADEEEKKPFESATAHLGNSSSSWHLGISSLSQHQSRGAPVIELLCEIEFPEMSTSSLRRSCGIKNNRDLELSEMSTSSLRRSCGIKNSREPELSEMSTSLTRSCGIKKSRVIDPQVSSKPVHVPSPAFSHTSTSYTDERKQSMKKKGKDTGNAEGKNVLATPVRRSARIRNRALSP, from the exons ATGAATACATCTTTGTTGTTATATGAACCTGATGGAGGTATGCAAAAGAAGGCTAGGGTTATAGCCATGCTTGAAAATGGAGAAGAAGGGGAAGGGAAAGGGGAAGGGGAAGGGGAAgaaattccagatttcaccAATCCTCAATTGGCTGGGACAGCAGAGGAAAACCAAGAAGGGGAAGCAGAAATACCTACCTTTATTgaagcaagtgaagaagatgaagggattgttgaagaagatgaagagtgTAACGAAATTACTGAGTTACTAGATTCTGAAGTGTCACTGATAAAATTATTGACGGTCTCTAACCAGGTTTCTGAAATACCAAGTGTTGCTATTGCACTTGAGAAAGAGGATTTTGTTCATGAGTCTTTCAAAGGAGGAATCCATGAGGCAGAAAAGATTCCAATTGGAAATGTTACTCATGTTTACAAAAATTGGGATGAAGGAGGTAGTGATACAATCAAAAGTATGGATACTGAATCAATTATCAAAATTGTAACTGGTCTGCTGTCAATAGTGTTGTTATTGTGTTCAATTATTGCACCAATGGCACCTTCAGGGAGGAGGCATAGGCCTAAGTCTAGAAAGAGTAGAAAGccaaaagagaaattcattagtTCTCTGATTGCTGCTGATGAGGAAGAAAAACAGCCCTTTGAGAGTGCCACTGCTCATCTTGGTATCTCCGGTTCTCCAATTGCTGCTGATGAGGAAGAAAAAAAGCCCTTTGAGAGTGCCACTGCTCATCTTGGCAACTCCAGTTCATCTTGGCATCTTGGCATCTCCAGTTTATCTCAACACCAAAGCAGAGGTGCACCCGTAATTGAGTTGCTTTGTGAGATTGAGTTTCCAGAGATGAGCACATCATCTCTCAGGAGGAGTTGTGGCATAAAAAACAACAGGGATCTTGAGCTTTCAGAGATGAGCACATCATCTCTCAGGAGGAGTTGTGGCATAAAAAACAGCAGGGAGCCTGAGCTTTCAGAGATGAGCACATCTCTCACTAGGAGTTGTGGCATAAAAAAAAGCAGGGTAATCGATCCTCAAGTGAGCAGCAAGCCTGTTCATGTGCCATCTCCAGCTTTCTCGCACACCTCAACTTCATATACTGATGAAAGGAAACAATCTATGAAGAAAAAG GGAAAGGATACAGGGAATGCAGAAGGAAAGAATGTGCTAGCAACTCCAGTGAGGCGATCAGCCCGAATTAGGAATCGAGCTCTTTCACCATGA
- the LOC136224410 gene encoding protein OXIDATIVE STRESS 3-like has protein sequence MFIALPSMVKAEEKMIQAPSFLFNKNAKNEDEWMMIMEDEDASSFDDNSTTDEDGSVCSSSSSSDHVDDASSKSNNGPLFQLSELMAHLPIKRGLSKYYEGKSQSFTSLSGVISIEDVPKKGRKIKASKSYYTLPKSNISKKVSRSCVSSLSFQGRRRGGSFFTSSRPPPVPSSVQKKL, from the exons atgttcatTGCACTTCCATCCATGGTGAAAGCTGAAGAAAAAATGATTCAAGCTCCTTCCTTTTTGTTTAATAAGAATGCAAAGAATGAAGATGAATGGATGATGATcatggaagatgaagatgcATCTTCATTTGATGATAATTCAACTACTGATGAAGATGGCTCAGTttgttcttcttcatcatcatcagatCATGTGGATGATGCATCTTCAAAATCTAATAATGGTCCTTTGTTTCAATTGTCTGAGCTCATGGCACATCTTCCTATCAA GAGAGGATTATCAAAGTATTATGAAGGAAAATCTCAGTCATTTACATCTTTATCAGGAGTAATAAGTATTGAAGATGTGCCAAAGAAGGGAAGAAAGATTAAGGCATCAAAGAGCTATTATACACTACCAAAGTCAAACATATCAAAGAAGGTTTCAAGAAGTTGTGTTTCATCTTTATCTTTTCAAGGTAGAAGAAGAGGAGGTAGTTTTTTTACTAGTAGTAGGCCTCCTCCTGTTCCTTCTTCTGTTCAAAAGAAACTTTGA